The nucleotide window taataagactataaattgagggtatggggggcctccaaaacctctcagcctcagggcctcacattaggttaaggcggccctgggAATAGGGCATAGGGAGGATCACTTTCCATTAGAACTCGCCCTTATCTTTTTGTGAGCGTCAGCCGCGTAGGCTTTAACCAATCATTGAACTAATTATTAACAACCAATCATAGAACATTTTTCTAAGCTCAAAGTGGAGTGTTGagaagattttatttaattcacaaaTCAAAAATCTCATAAAGTAGAAATCAAGAATGCAGGTCTTAAAAGATGATGGTGCTTTaggcaaatcattaataaagaaattatgacaaacagagaagaattttcattgtgttTTATGCTGTACTTTCATCCGCCGTCTTTTTGTGACTTTTTCAAAGTATCGCTTTGGGCAGCGAAACCGTTTTAAAAGTATCGATTTGGCACCGGTATTGAAAAAAACCCAAACAATACCCATCCCTAGTCATATGCAAAcgtttgggcacccctgacaatttccatgatttttatttataaatttttgGGTGTTCAATTTTATTTTGATCTAACAAATAACTGAATGACACAGTAATAATTCAGTAGTGAAATGAGGTTTATTGAATTAACAGGAAATGTTCAATATGCATTATAACAAAATTAGACAGGTGCATAAATTTGGGCACCCCTTGTCATTTTGTTGATTTGAATACCTGTaaccagaggcgtcatgcccattgaaactgagggggcacgtgccccctcggTTTTTGacccaaatggattttgcatgcaacctcaaaatcaaaaaatagtccattaatctgttactttcttttaatctgtttaaaatgcCCAAATTATACACTTTGTGCTGCATcagtttattgaggagaggtgtgctatgacttttataagcgatcgggtgcatgatttccgaaaggggggcaaaaaaccacccgaaaaatcccattgacttaacattgggcccaactttgatgggtcatagctccgctcgaggattttgtagaaacacatgggttactacatttgaagagCCAAGTGTGTTTAATTAGCCACACTATGAGACACAATTGCACAAATTTCTctagagtttatacatcaagagatcTGGGGCCAGATTCACGAAAATattcttaagacaaaaaataagaaagttcttaagataaattataagaagtgcgtaagaatgttcctaagtgcaattctcaaacatttcttaagaagttctcaatttttttcttaagaatatcttaaatttgtgtcttaagaataaaatgacaagcttttaaattaattaatgagGTAACAAAACACTTATCCATTAATCTTTTGACTACTTGCGATCATTAACGCGATACAAACGAGTGATGCATTAAGACTTCTACAGAATGTTATTCGCTGTTGTAACAAAGGCCAGCTACAGTAttaaagccgaaagtatactatggacgtccgcgtatgcgcgccgtccgcatgacgtcattttcgtcatcaagaGGGTCCGCGGCCGTCCGCGGCcggcccaaaatttgagaccgcgcggacagtccgcgtacagtccgcgtacaacagcgcatgcgcgagTTCGATTAGGAGGGTCCACTAGGTGGCAATACACATAGTACAGTCCCATAGTCGAAGAAGAGTGCAGACGATCGATTCAAGTAAGCACGTTGAGGAAGAATCGAAAACACAATGGATTGCGAATTTGATGAGCGTTTGTGCGAAGAGATCCGCAAATATCCCCATTTGTATAACTCTTGTTTAAGAGAATACAAAGATATTTTTCGAGCTGCTAATTCTTGGAAAGAAATTAGCCACCGCATGGGAAAAGATGAGGCGTATTGCCGTCAGCGCTGGAAAAACCTACGAGATAGATATGTAAAGTCCTCCAAAAAAATAAAGGGAAAGAGCGGTGATCCTGGTGGAATCAAACCGGTCCCGCCGATCGTTAATCTGCTCGGATGGCTGTCTACATTTATTAAACACCGGGAAACAGATAGTAACTTCACAAAAGAGGTAAGTCAAAATTCAAACACCAACTGTTTAAGTTAGCATACTATATGCTAGCTGTTCGCTTCCTTGCTAGCATAAACATTGCTGTAAAAGTGAGTTTACATTTAACAATTGTTAACTTTATATATTCCAGGACCAGTGCAACAGTGAGAAAACTGAATTTTCTTCGAACAGCTCGGAATGCGCCTTCAATGATAATGAGGAGCCTGCTTCATTGTCGCCCTCACCATCATCTTCCTCATCCGAGCATTCAGCGTTGTTGGTGTCGCCATGCCCGTCGCCACTGCCCTCGGCCTCTCCATTGCCCTCGGCCTCCCCATCGCCCTTGGCCTCCTCATCGCCACTGTCCTCGGTCTCCCCTCCAGCTTCAAAGATGCGGAAAAAGGAGCAGCTGACACCACTACAACAGGTCATCATGGCAAGGCTACAAAGATGCGACGAGAAACGCGAATTGGAAGAAGATGATGATTACTGCTTCGGCAAGATGGTGGGGACATCAATCAGCAAGCTCTCCAAACAAAATAAAGCTTGTGCCCGTTTGGAAATTTCCCAAGTGCTGTTCAAGTGGCAAATGGAGGACTGCAGTACTTCTGATTAGAACGTGCACTTTAAAAAACTTACTTAACAACTTTCAAACACTTAACTTTCACTTTGAAGAACTTTATActtttggaattttttttacttttttgaagaCTTTTTTTCCACTTTTTGCACACATTACGTGAAtcaatgtgtgtttttgtatttaattgagtgttttttttttttattaatgtttttgtgtttataaataGTTACATGTACAGACCAACGTTTCTGTACATTAGCAAATGTAGATATTTACAGTAACTGTATGGACACTTAGAAATACATGTTTGTATAATTACCATGTTACAAAATCCATCCATTACCTGGACACtttcttttataattttattgcaCAAGGAAAAGCACATCTGCATGCTTTTGCTTGAAATGTATGCACACATACAAACACGTATGCAGCAGTTAGCACGGCGTCAAGCTGTGGTCTCATGTGAACTTTTACACTTCTTTAAATCAATTGCACTAAAAAATTCACAACTACATTACTCTCTATTGTAATCTTAACTTCATGTATGTATGTACATCTGAATGTAACATTTGCACAACCTCTAAGCAGTGGTAGCAGTCAGCTTTTGTTCTTTCGGTTGCCTgattgtatttaataaatatatttatatataacacaTATGTACAACAACACAATACCTGTACACATTATATGTACATACATAATACCTGAACACTCTTTTCTGTTGCACTAATAAATATTGTATTCATGTATGTACATGAATGTAGCGTTTGCACAATCTCAAGCTGTTGTTTAAGTCAGCATTTTTCTTTTTGCTGCCTGAttgtttttaacaaatatatatatatatatatatatatatatatatatatatatatatatatatatatatatatatatatatataaaacacatatGTACAACAACACAATACCTGTACACTTTGTTCTGTTGCactaataaatattaaattcatGTATGTACATGAATGTAACATTTGCACAATTTGTAGTTGTGGTTTCAGTCTTTTTGTTGTTGCCTGCTTCTAATACatgcacacatatatatatgcatgtcGCACAATACGTGCACCCTCTTTTCTGTTGCACTACTGCTAGTAGTATCAACA belongs to Paramisgurnus dabryanus chromosome 2, PD_genome_1.1, whole genome shotgun sequence and includes:
- the LOC135764808 gene encoding uncharacterized protein yields the protein MDCEFDERLCEEIRKYPHLYNSCLREYKDIFRAANSWKEISHRMGKDEAYCRQRWKNLRDRYVKSSKKIKGKSGDPGGIKPVPPIVNLLGWLSTFIKHRETDSNFTKEDQCNSEKTEFSSNSSECAFNDNEEPASLSPSPSSSSSEHSALLVSPCPSPLPSASPLPSASPSPLASSSPLSSVSPPASKMRKKEQLTPLQQVIMARLQRCDEKRELEEDDDYCFGKMVGTSISKLSKQNKACARLEISQVLFKWQMEDCSTSD